A window of Sulfurovum riftiae contains these coding sequences:
- a CDS encoding helix-turn-helix domain-containing protein, translating to MEFYEIGNRLKTLRKEKGMTQEDVAVQLGITRQTLSKLEKGEIGKVSLLVFLKLLDLLGQELQIEEKKPFYYFDPKDL from the coding sequence ATGGAATTTTATGAAATAGGCAACAGACTCAAAACCCTCCGAAAAGAGAAAGGAATGACACAGGAGGATGTGGCAGTACAATTGGGTATTACCCGCCAAACGCTCTCAAAACTGGAAAAAGGAGAGATCGGGAAAGTCTCCCTGCTTGTATTTCTAAAACTTTTGGATCTTCTGGGTCAAGAACTTCAGATAGAAGAGAAAAAGCCTTTCTACTATTTTGATCCGAAAGATCTATAG
- a CDS encoding efflux RND transporter permease subunit, with amino-acid sequence MFEKLLRFFVENSRLNYFLFILIFLTGAVLYTKTPKEIFPSFELDMVSVNGHYAGASIDMLNKMAVKEIEQELKNIDGIDKMATIISAGKFNIILELEKRVDKYNTAEKVKNAIALIKQYLPGDMDEPVVNVLEVKRDLMRVAVSSQKASHAALIEAANRLKDRVSALKNISEVTIYGDSDKYYDIHLDTQKIRAYGLDESAVVATLTGLSYIFPVGMIEESDAKHFYLSTYNGPKDAQKMLQSQLTIAGRTLYLKDIATVSKRYEDSATIYSIDTQHAVDVSIKQSDKGNALKLAEEIKKIVSALNQNNEQIHYTIHNDRSEKIKDRLNIVISNILLGLILISLLVALLINKRMSLVITLGIPTSFVMGVIYLYLAGYTINMISLVGVLIALGIIVDDAIVVSENIQQHIEEGMEPKEAAIQGAKEMFKPVTIASLTTLFAFIPALMMSGNMGEVIKLIPIAVSVLVLASLIESFLFLPIHAAHLLNKEQKTTSWEGANRIYSRLIHKLMYYRKSFLTLFLILVPLLIIVGIKSSKFQMFPKFDASTIRITLKANANSTTEETIHYLKAIEKDLYAHKDEFYIDHVGSVAGWRRDSAGNSETYPYVGNIDIELQKLKAQNFVDRFITPTLSFYYDSEGRTREEKSSVISEKLRAFLKEQDYKERFGLSDLAIVERKVGPIKSDLKIGLVSDDSQKIMTYAQKIEQKLSSLKGIVSVNDAMHYGVDEIKLKVNSYGESLGLNEKKLGALLSNFYLEKRIGFAFDSDDLLELKVRSSQKDSLDALKRFQIRLGDGSSVSLEDVADFHIIRSFEKVIKDNGLTNFYIYANVNSKVLTATEAINAIDPILKKAQKEGIKIIFKGEEEKKKELKHDMMLASGMALLLIMLSLLYLFNSFRETFMMMSVIPFAFLGVLIGHFVMGLNLSMPSIIGMLGLSGVVINDGIIMLMNLKKAKDLEGIYYYASKRFRPIILTSVTTLIGLSSLVFFPTGQAAIFQPMAIALAFGLAWGTVLNLLYLPALYTILNQKRLGL; translated from the coding sequence ATGTTTGAAAAACTTCTGAGATTCTTCGTTGAGAACAGCCGCCTCAACTACTTTCTCTTTATCCTTATCTTCCTGACGGGTGCAGTACTCTACACCAAGACCCCAAAAGAGATCTTTCCTTCTTTCGAACTTGATATGGTATCGGTGAACGGACACTATGCGGGGGCTTCCATCGACATGCTCAACAAGATGGCGGTCAAGGAGATAGAGCAGGAACTCAAGAACATCGACGGTATCGACAAGATGGCGACCATCATCTCGGCAGGAAAGTTCAACATCATCCTCGAACTTGAAAAGCGTGTGGACAAATACAACACCGCAGAGAAGGTTAAGAATGCCATTGCCCTGATAAAACAGTATCTGCCCGGCGATATGGATGAACCCGTCGTCAATGTGCTTGAGGTCAAACGTGACCTGATGCGTGTGGCCGTCTCTTCCCAAAAAGCCTCACATGCGGCGCTCATAGAGGCTGCCAACAGGCTCAAGGACAGGGTCTCCGCACTCAAGAACATTTCCGAAGTGACCATTTACGGCGATTCGGATAAATACTACGACATTCATCTCGATACACAAAAGATCCGCGCCTACGGTCTGGATGAAAGTGCCGTGGTGGCCACTCTGACAGGACTCTCCTATATCTTTCCGGTGGGGATGATCGAAGAGAGTGATGCCAAACACTTCTATCTCTCCACATACAATGGTCCCAAAGATGCACAGAAGATGCTGCAGAGTCAATTGACTATTGCGGGCAGAACACTCTACCTCAAAGATATCGCAACGGTCTCCAAGCGATATGAGGACAGTGCCACGATCTACTCCATTGATACACAGCATGCAGTGGATGTCAGCATCAAACAAAGCGACAAGGGAAATGCTCTGAAACTCGCCGAAGAGATCAAAAAGATCGTCTCTGCACTGAACCAGAACAATGAACAGATACACTACACCATCCACAACGACCGCTCCGAGAAGATCAAAGACCGTCTCAACATCGTCATCTCCAACATCCTGCTGGGGCTTATCCTGATCTCCCTGCTGGTAGCCCTGCTCATCAACAAACGGATGTCACTTGTCATCACGCTTGGTATCCCGACCTCTTTCGTCATGGGGGTCATCTACCTCTATCTTGCAGGCTATACGATCAACATGATCTCACTGGTGGGCGTGCTCATCGCACTGGGGATCATCGTCGATGATGCCATCGTGGTCAGCGAGAACATACAGCAGCATATCGAAGAGGGGATGGAACCCAAAGAAGCGGCCATACAGGGTGCCAAAGAGATGTTCAAACCGGTCACCATCGCATCACTGACCACACTTTTCGCCTTCATTCCCGCCTTGATGATGAGCGGGAACATGGGAGAGGTAATCAAGCTCATTCCCATTGCCGTCTCCGTACTCGTACTGGCTTCACTCATTGAATCATTTCTCTTTCTTCCCATACATGCGGCACATCTGCTCAACAAAGAGCAGAAAACCACATCATGGGAAGGGGCGAACCGTATCTACAGCAGGCTGATCCACAAGCTGATGTACTACAGAAAGAGCTTCCTGACACTCTTTCTCATTCTTGTACCCCTGCTCATCATTGTCGGTATCAAAAGCAGCAAGTTCCAGATGTTCCCCAAATTCGATGCCAGCACCATACGCATCACCCTCAAAGCCAATGCCAACTCCACGACCGAAGAGACCATCCACTACCTCAAGGCCATCGAGAAGGACCTCTATGCACATAAAGATGAATTCTACATCGACCATGTGGGTTCGGTGGCAGGATGGCGACGGGACAGTGCCGGGAATTCAGAGACCTATCCCTATGTAGGGAACATAGATATCGAGCTGCAGAAGCTCAAAGCGCAGAACTTCGTCGACCGTTTCATCACCCCAACACTGAGTTTCTACTACGACAGTGAAGGACGTACCAGAGAGGAGAAGTCCTCGGTCATCTCCGAAAAGCTCCGGGCCTTTCTGAAAGAGCAGGACTACAAAGAACGTTTCGGCCTGAGTGACCTTGCCATTGTCGAAAGAAAGGTCGGGCCCATCAAGTCCGATCTGAAGATCGGCCTCGTCTCGGATGACAGCCAAAAGATCATGACGTATGCCCAGAAGATAGAACAGAAACTTTCTTCGCTTAAAGGGATCGTATCGGTCAATGATGCGATGCACTATGGTGTGGACGAGATCAAACTCAAAGTCAACAGTTACGGGGAGTCCCTGGGGCTCAATGAAAAGAAGCTGGGTGCCCTGCTCTCAAACTTCTACCTTGAAAAACGCATCGGTTTCGCCTTTGACAGCGACGATCTTCTCGAACTCAAGGTGCGCAGTTCCCAAAAGGACTCGCTCGACGCGCTCAAACGCTTTCAGATACGGCTTGGGGACGGCTCTTCCGTATCTCTCGAAGATGTTGCGGACTTTCACATCATCCGCTCTTTCGAGAAGGTCATCAAAGACAACGGCCTGACCAATTTTTACATCTATGCCAACGTCAACAGCAAAGTACTGACTGCCACGGAGGCAATAAATGCAATTGACCCGATTTTAAAGAAAGCCCAAAAAGAGGGCATAAAGATCATCTTCAAAGGGGAAGAGGAGAAGAAAAAAGAACTCAAACACGACATGATGCTGGCTTCGGGTATGGCACTGCTGCTCATCATGCTCTCCCTGCTCTATCTCTTCAACTCTTTCAGGGAAACTTTCATGATGATGTCGGTGATCCCTTTTGCCTTCCTGGGCGTGCTCATAGGCCACTTCGTAATGGGACTCAACCTCTCCATGCCGTCCATCATAGGGATGCTCGGGCTCTCAGGCGTGGTCATCAACGACGGTATCATCATGCTGATGAACCTCAAAAAGGCGAAAGACCTCGAAGGGATATACTACTATGCCTCCAAACGTTTCCGCCCTATCATCCTGACCTCGGTCACCACACTGATCGGTCTGAGTTCACTGGTCTTCTTTCCGACAGGACAGGCTGCCATCTTCCAGCCCATGGCGATCGCACTGGCTTTCGGCCTGGCATGGGGGACCGTACTCAACCTGCTCTACCTGCCGGCACTCTATACGATATTGAATCAGAAGAGACTCGGTTTATGA
- a CDS encoding SPOR domain-containing protein: protein MNDHNLDDLIIDTIEPKNNKAKSFLTIIALIIVALIVGILFIKTMENNPKNTNIGLEENMSDLISPELTLQSTPKVKAPKEETKLSSMIEEELTTPAKTEEIKKKTVVVEEEVTVPKKAAAAVSVPKTPEVPAKAATASTPKVTEKTPEKPVETEKVVVPKSTYQEKAAPKKETVKAETAPAVAAPKPSHEAAAEHYYIQVGSFSQTPSTRFLNTIKKHGFSYKITAPTANGTKKLLIGPYASRTAADNALVRVKDRINKGAFIVKK from the coding sequence ATGAATGACCATAATTTAGATGATCTTATCATCGACACTATTGAGCCTAAAAACAACAAGGCAAAGAGTTTTTTAACGATCATTGCACTGATCATCGTTGCACTGATCGTTGGTATTCTGTTCATCAAAACGATGGAGAACAACCCCAAAAACACCAATATAGGACTTGAAGAGAACATGAGTGACCTGATCAGTCCCGAGCTTACGCTGCAAAGCACACCCAAGGTCAAAGCACCCAAAGAGGAGACCAAACTCTCCTCCATGATCGAAGAGGAGTTGACCACGCCTGCAAAGACAGAAGAGATCAAGAAAAAGACGGTAGTGGTCGAGGAAGAGGTAACTGTGCCGAAAAAAGCTGCTGCAGCAGTATCTGTTCCGAAAACACCCGAGGTACCGGCAAAAGCTGCAACAGCATCAACCCCGAAAGTAACGGAAAAGACCCCGGAGAAACCCGTAGAAACAGAAAAGGTCGTTGTGCCAAAAAGCACATACCAGGAAAAAGCTGCTCCGAAGAAGGAGACAGTCAAAGCAGAGACTGCTCCTGCCGTGGCCGCTCCAAAACCAAGCCATGAGGCAGCGGCAGAACACTACTATATCCAGGTGGGTTCATTCTCCCAGACTCCTAGCACACGTTTCCTCAACACAATCAAGAAACACGGTTTCTCTTACAAGATCACAGCACCGACCGCCAACGGGACGAAAAAACTGCTTATCGGCCCCTATGCAAGCAGAACAGCTGCAGACAATGCCTTGGTCCGTGTCAAAGACCGCATCAACAAAGGTGCGTTCATCGTAAAGAAGTAA
- a CDS encoding anthranilate synthase component I family protein encodes MFKTVLFDQLTPVALYGKIKTLFPGEITMLFESVVNTSDGNFSFITVGAQERLRYKNKTTYYSDASGEEKVLDEDPFSFMKAYYADIDQKKYKERSLEVGFSFVDGFIGFIAYDMVKVFEPVLSESMDGLLDPLDTPDLDLVRPKIIIAYSHKSAKLTLILNDERMKEGFEQIEAMLHETFTPMTLKAVELEGEGTFSIDEERFKALVVESKEHIRSGDIFQILLANRYTQKGKIDPLSFYRVLRSKNPSPYLFLLDYEEFSICGSSPEVMVRLTDGEILLRPIAGTRKRGKTHARDKELELEMLNDPKECAEHLMLIDLGRNDVGRVAKTGTVEVTDMMRVEKYSHVMHMVSDVEAVIRDDKDMFDLFAATFTAGTMTGAPKIKAMELIARFEGLKRGFYSGSVGYFSFNGNMDSAIAIRTSLIKPDSITLQAGAGVVADSIPELEYLEVKNKLGALLATLKEMQDL; translated from the coding sequence ATGTTTAAAACTGTCCTTTTTGACCAACTTACCCCTGTTGCCCTCTACGGGAAGATCAAGACCCTCTTCCCCGGTGAGATCACCATGCTCTTCGAGAGTGTGGTCAACACTAGTGACGGGAACTTCTCTTTCATCACTGTCGGTGCACAGGAACGCTTGAGATACAAGAACAAGACCACCTACTACAGTGACGCCTCAGGAGAAGAGAAGGTCCTCGATGAGGATCCTTTCTCTTTCATGAAAGCCTACTATGCCGATATCGACCAGAAAAAGTACAAAGAGCGATCGCTTGAAGTGGGCTTCTCTTTCGTGGATGGTTTCATCGGTTTCATCGCCTACGATATGGTCAAAGTCTTCGAGCCGGTACTCAGCGAAAGCATGGATGGACTGCTCGATCCGCTCGATACTCCCGACCTTGACCTGGTCCGCCCAAAGATCATCATCGCCTATTCGCACAAAAGTGCAAAACTCACACTCATTCTCAACGATGAACGTATGAAAGAGGGCTTCGAACAAATCGAAGCGATGCTGCATGAGACCTTCACTCCTATGACACTCAAAGCGGTCGAACTCGAGGGAGAGGGGACCTTCAGCATTGATGAAGAGCGTTTCAAGGCACTGGTCGTCGAATCAAAGGAGCATATCCGTTCGGGCGACATCTTCCAGATACTGCTTGCCAACCGCTATACCCAGAAAGGGAAGATAGACCCTCTGAGTTTCTACCGTGTATTGCGCTCCAAGAACCCTTCCCCCTACCTCTTCCTGCTGGACTATGAAGAGTTCTCCATCTGCGGCTCGAGCCCGGAAGTGATGGTCCGCCTGACCGACGGAGAGATACTGCTTCGTCCCATCGCCGGAACACGAAAACGCGGGAAGACCCATGCAAGGGACAAAGAGCTTGAACTCGAGATGCTGAACGACCCCAAAGAGTGTGCCGAGCACCTGATGCTCATCGACCTGGGACGTAACGATGTAGGACGTGTGGCTAAAACCGGAACGGTGGAAGTGACCGACATGATGCGCGTGGAGAAATATTCTCACGTCATGCACATGGTCTCCGATGTCGAAGCGGTCATACGAGATGACAAAGATATGTTCGACCTCTTTGCTGCCACCTTTACCGCAGGTACCATGACCGGTGCGCCAAAGATCAAAGCAATGGAGCTCATTGCCAGGTTCGAGGGTCTCAAAAGAGGCTTCTACTCAGGCTCCGTAGGCTACTTCTCCTTTAACGGCAATATGGACTCCGCCATCGCCATCAGGACCTCCCTCATCAAGCCTGACTCCATCACCCTTCAGGCGGGTGCCGGTGTGGTAGCGGACTCTATACCGGAGCTGGAGTACCTTGAAGTGAAGAACAAACTGGGTGCACTCCTGGCCACACTCAAAGAGATGCAGGACCTCTAA
- a CDS encoding CoA-disulfide reductase, which produces MKIVIIGGSAAGMSAAAKARRTDREAEIIVFESSEIISFGACGLPYFVGDFFSDAALMQARTVEQMQKSGVDVRIGHAVRFIKTEAKQIIVENQANGEQFTQAYDKLMIATGANVIKPPFYDKAYSNVFTLTKMEDGKRLKEMATRENVKDVTIIGGGFIGIEVVEAMKKLGKHVRLIQRSGRIFNRMYDERITDLMQKELRSHDVELVLSEAVEALEGEEKVTAVRTVKRHYKTDLVVIATGFSPNTHFLESTAVERLANGAVIVNRRGETNIPDIYAAGDCATVPHMLTEKNVYVPLATGANKLGRVVGVNMAGGDALYLGTLASSCVKVLDYEAARTGISEKEAEEMGLEPVSVFITDKDQTHYYPGQEDIHVKLLYDKASKIIVGGEILGRAGAAKRIDVIAMAIKARMTTEELGMMDFCYAPPFSKTWDVLNVAGNAAK; this is translated from the coding sequence ATGAAGATCGTGATCATCGGGGGAAGTGCAGCAGGCATGAGTGCCGCTGCCAAAGCAAGGCGTACAGACAGAGAGGCAGAGATCATTGTCTTTGAAAGCAGCGAGATCATTTCGTTCGGGGCATGCGGATTGCCCTATTTTGTTGGTGATTTTTTCTCCGATGCCGCCTTGATGCAGGCACGGACGGTCGAACAGATGCAAAAGTCGGGTGTGGATGTACGCATCGGTCATGCAGTACGTTTCATAAAGACTGAAGCCAAACAGATCATTGTGGAAAATCAGGCAAACGGTGAGCAGTTCACCCAGGCCTATGACAAGTTGATGATCGCTACCGGGGCCAACGTCATCAAGCCGCCTTTTTATGATAAAGCGTACAGCAATGTCTTTACCTTGACAAAGATGGAGGATGGCAAAAGGCTTAAAGAGATGGCAACAAGAGAAAATGTCAAGGATGTCACGATCATCGGCGGTGGTTTCATCGGTATCGAAGTGGTCGAAGCGATGAAGAAACTAGGCAAGCATGTACGCCTCATTCAGCGCTCCGGGCGTATCTTCAACCGTATGTATGATGAACGCATTACCGATCTGATGCAGAAAGAACTGCGCAGCCACGATGTCGAACTGGTACTGAGCGAAGCAGTAGAAGCTTTGGAAGGAGAAGAGAAGGTCACGGCTGTCAGAACAGTGAAACGGCACTACAAGACCGATCTTGTGGTCATTGCCACGGGTTTCAGTCCCAACACGCACTTTCTTGAAAGTACAGCGGTCGAGCGTCTTGCAAACGGTGCAGTCATCGTGAACCGGAGAGGTGAGACGAATATCCCCGATATCTATGCCGCAGGAGACTGTGCCACGGTACCCCATATGCTTACGGAAAAAAATGTCTATGTACCGCTTGCCACAGGCGCGAACAAATTGGGCAGGGTAGTGGGTGTGAATATGGCCGGAGGTGATGCGCTCTACCTGGGAACCCTGGCTTCCTCCTGTGTGAAAGTACTTGACTATGAAGCGGCCAGGACCGGTATCAGTGAAAAGGAAGCCGAAGAGATGGGACTGGAGCCTGTATCTGTTTTCATTACCGACAAAGACCAGACACACTACTACCCCGGACAGGAGGATATTCATGTCAAACTGCTCTATGACAAAGCAAGCAAAATCATAGTGGGTGGTGAGATACTCGGACGTGCGGGGGCTGCAAAACGTATCGATGTCATTGCTATGGCGATCAAAGCCAGGATGACCACGGAAGAACTTGGTATGATGGACTTCTGCTATGCCCCTCCGTTCTCCAAAACATGGGATGTATTGAATGTTGCGGGGAATGCGGCTAAATAG
- a CDS encoding shikimate dehydrogenase produces MSRQLFAIFGDPISHSKSPLMHNLAFKGLGYAGCYNRYRLVEGEKLKETFFGLKLKGINITVPHKEHAYNACDVLDSFAQKVGAVNTIVEKEGKLYGYNTDAPGFLKAISEFREVKTVLFLGAGGTAQSTSVILRDEGYEVTVLNRSEGRLKRFKQEGFETATFETFGPGTYDLVINMTSAGLEDENLPAPKEILEKVIPTAKACIDVIYGKETPFLKLAKSYKKPVKDGSDMLLYQGIIAFEHFTGHRYTFDEIKVYMQKAFIL; encoded by the coding sequence ATGTCCAGACAACTCTTTGCCATCTTCGGCGATCCCATTTCCCACTCCAAATCACCGCTGATGCACAACCTTGCCTTCAAGGGTCTTGGGTATGCCGGCTGCTACAACCGTTACAGGCTGGTGGAGGGAGAAAAACTCAAAGAGACCTTCTTCGGGCTGAAACTCAAAGGCATCAACATTACCGTACCACATAAAGAGCATGCCTACAATGCCTGCGATGTACTCGACAGTTTTGCACAGAAGGTCGGTGCGGTCAACACCATCGTCGAAAAAGAGGGAAAACTCTACGGCTACAATACCGATGCCCCCGGTTTCCTCAAAGCGATCTCAGAGTTCAGAGAGGTAAAGACGGTACTCTTCCTGGGTGCAGGGGGAACCGCACAGTCCACCTCTGTCATTCTCAGAGACGAGGGGTATGAAGTGACCGTTCTCAACCGCAGCGAGGGCAGACTGAAAAGATTTAAACAGGAAGGATTCGAGACAGCCACCTTTGAAACTTTTGGACCGGGAACCTATGACCTTGTCATCAATATGACCTCTGCCGGACTTGAAGACGAGAACCTTCCGGCTCCCAAAGAAATACTTGAAAAGGTCATCCCTACAGCAAAAGCCTGTATCGATGTCATTTATGGCAAGGAGACCCCTTTTTTGAAACTGGCAAAATCTTATAAAAAGCCGGTCAAAGACGGCTCCGATATGCTCCTCTACCAGGGGATCATCGCTTTCGAACATTTTACTGGCCACCGATATACGTTCGATGAGATCAAAGTTTACATGCAAAAAGCTTTCATACTATAA
- a CDS encoding response regulator transcription factor: protein MINILMIEDDPEFAELLSEYLSQFDIKITNYEDPFLGLSAGVKKYDLMILDLTLPGMDGLEVCEEVVRKYDLPVIISSARSDISDKVKSFELGAYDYLPKPYDPKEMYARIMSILNRVNKDKDSKNALPKSDFEIKGDTIYFKGQALSLTPAEFEVLSLLVKHQGITQSREQIINTSGTMSIDSQGKSLDVIISKIRTKIGDNKRIQAVRGVGYKLV, encoded by the coding sequence ATGATCAATATCCTTATGATCGAAGACGATCCGGAATTCGCTGAACTGCTCAGCGAATATCTCTCACAATTTGACATCAAGATCACCAATTATGAAGATCCGTTCCTCGGCCTGAGTGCCGGGGTCAAGAAATACGACCTGATGATCCTCGACCTTACACTGCCCGGTATGGACGGCCTGGAAGTGTGTGAAGAGGTGGTCAGGAAATATGACCTTCCTGTGATCATCTCTTCGGCACGAAGCGACATCAGCGACAAAGTAAAGAGTTTTGAACTGGGGGCCTACGACTACCTGCCAAAACCTTACGACCCCAAGGAGATGTATGCACGGATCATGTCCATTCTCAACAGGGTCAACAAAGACAAGGACAGCAAAAATGCCCTGCCAAAAAGTGACTTTGAGATCAAGGGAGACACCATCTATTTCAAAGGCCAGGCACTCTCTTTGACCCCGGCGGAATTTGAAGTACTCTCTCTGCTCGTCAAACATCAGGGCATCACACAGTCCAGAGAACAGATCATCAACACTTCGGGTACCATGAGCATAGACTCACAGGGTAAAAGCCTTGATGTCATCATCTCCAAGATCCGTACCAAGATAGGGGACAACAAACGTATTCAGGCCGTTCGCGGTGTAGGATACAAACTTGTTTAA
- a CDS encoding ArsS family sensor histidine kinase — protein MFKDSLRNKINLVFSITLVLLASLFIASVKYDHAKFEEHNAAQERAIAHYLYDYYLKTGKIDKAYLESQNVSLITDKGDVVQIERYFKEKGKYKKYAVDTYRLQRIILINNDRFKLFLENRNKPRYPVKRIIVFSIVLMFILFLYLWIVQSLKPLSELKEKIKTFSEGNLDISCSSDKDDEIAEVANEFDHAVTMIRELLQSRQLFLRAIMHELKTPIAKGRLMSEMLPDEKSKARMHSIFERLNLLIDEFAKIEKITSKNFKLNIKPYKMSDLVEASIDILMVENPERLVTIEIKKDYIVKVDFELFTLAMKNLLDNAIKYSTDKHVTVKILEDHVEIINKAEALKEPLENYFKPFHTSKSGLGLGIYIVKSILDIHHMELGYRYEEGNNIFTVR, from the coding sequence TTGTTTAAAGACTCTCTTCGGAACAAGATCAATCTTGTTTTCTCCATTACGCTTGTCCTGCTTGCCTCTCTCTTCATCGCTTCGGTCAAATACGACCATGCCAAGTTCGAAGAGCATAATGCGGCACAGGAGAGAGCGATCGCCCACTATCTTTATGACTACTACCTCAAAACCGGAAAGATAGATAAGGCCTACCTTGAATCACAGAACGTATCACTCATTACCGATAAAGGTGATGTAGTACAGATAGAACGCTATTTCAAGGAGAAGGGGAAATACAAAAAATATGCCGTCGATACCTACAGGCTTCAGCGTATCATCCTGATCAACAATGACCGTTTCAAACTCTTTCTGGAAAACCGTAATAAACCCAGATATCCGGTCAAACGTATCATCGTCTTTTCCATTGTCCTGATGTTCATTCTCTTTCTCTATCTCTGGATCGTACAAAGTCTCAAACCCCTCTCGGAACTTAAAGAGAAGATCAAGACCTTTTCGGAGGGGAACCTTGATATCTCCTGCTCCAGCGATAAAGATGATGAGATCGCAGAGGTCGCCAACGAGTTCGACCATGCCGTCACCATGATACGTGAACTCCTGCAGTCACGACAGCTCTTTTTACGTGCCATCATGCATGAACTCAAGACCCCTATCGCCAAAGGGCGTCTCATGAGTGAAATGCTGCCGGACGAGAAGAGCAAGGCACGTATGCACAGTATTTTCGAACGTCTCAATCTGCTCATCGACGAATTTGCGAAGATCGAGAAGATCACGTCCAAAAACTTCAAGCTCAATATCAAGCCCTACAAGATGTCAGACCTGGTCGAAGCCAGCATCGATATTCTGATGGTGGAGAACCCAGAGCGGCTTGTCACTATAGAGATAAAAAAAGACTATATCGTCAAAGTAGACTTCGAACTATTCACCCTGGCCATGAAGAACCTTCTGGACAATGCCATCAAATACAGCACCGACAAACATGTCACCGTCAAAATACTGGAAGACCATGTCGAGATCATCAACAAAGCAGAAGCACTGAAAGAGCCCCTGGAGAATTACTTCAAACCCTTCCATACTTCAAAAAGCGGATTGGGACTTGGGATCTACATTGTAAAAAGCATTCTGGACATTCATCATATGGAACTGGGATACAGGTATGAAGAGGGGAATAATATCTTTACAGTGAGGTAG